One part of the Flavobacterium johnsoniae UW101 genome encodes these proteins:
- a CDS encoding DUF3347 domain-containing protein has protein sequence MKNSTTAVLAAITILFSVNTITANEIKSQINTEDVIASGELQSVFDNYFAVKDALIKSDAKTTSAKAASLLTAISAVKMDKLKSNEHTVWMKVVKKLTADAKAISSNTDLKKQRESFKSLSKNTYDLIKVSNPDQPIYKQYCPMADADWLSKEKAVKNPYYGSSMLTCGNVVETIK, from the coding sequence ATGAAAAATTCAACAACAGCTGTTTTAGCAGCCATCACAATACTATTTTCTGTAAACACTATTACAGCAAACGAAATAAAATCACAAATCAACACAGAAGATGTTATAGCTTCTGGTGAATTACAATCCGTTTTTGACAACTATTTTGCTGTAAAAGATGCCTTGATTAAAAGTGATGCCAAAACTACTTCGGCAAAAGCAGCAAGTTTACTAACTGCAATTAGTGCTGTAAAAATGGATAAATTAAAAAGTAACGAACATACTGTCTGGATGAAAGTAGTTAAAAAATTAACTGCCGATGCAAAAGCAATCTCGTCAAATACAGATCTTAAAAAACAGCGTGAGTCTTTTAAATCATTATCTAAAAACACTTACGATTTAATAAAAGTTTCAAATCCGGATCAGCCAATTTACAAACAATACTGTCCAATGGCCGATGCTGACTGGTTAAGCAAAGAAAAAGCGGTTAAAAATCCGTATTATGGTTCTTCAATGCTAACCTGCGGAAACGTGGTAGAAACCATCAAATAA
- a CDS encoding heavy metal translocating P-type ATPase, giving the protein MEHQYIISGMSCNGCRTKVEKTLNEIEGIHAEVNLNPGEATITMDKHVATEKLQEALSAAGNYTIEMKTAENAVKSCCSSKKEHSHHDHAKKAAIPHNATGVFYCPMHCEGDKTYNKPGDCPVCGMDLVPQIAAGTQFTCPMHPEVISNEPGDCPICGMDLVPIQASESEDNKTYTDLLKKMKIATLFTLPIFIISMSEMIPDNPLFKIMSIEKWNWVQFIFSIPVLFYAGWIFFVRAWKSITTWNLNMFTLIGIGTSVAFLFSIAGMFFPDIFPAEFKSHHGTIHLYFEAATVITTLVILGQLLEARAHGQTNGAIKELLKLAPTEATLVENGNDKVISIHNIKKGDLLRVKPGEKIPVDGKITSGESSIDEAMITGEPIPVDKKTGDNVIAGTINGTKSFVMTAEKVGSETLLSQIIQMVNDASRSRAPIQKLADRVAKYFVPTVVGISILTFIIWAKFGPEPSYIYGLINAIAVLIIACPCALGLATPMSVMVGVGKGAQHGILIKNAEALENMNKIDVLITDKTGTITEGKPTVEKIYAIDNNEDFLLQNIASLNQHSEHPLAQAVVNFAKEKNQSLLEVPNFEAVAGKGVLGTVNNSKTALGNKKLMDQIGASIPDDLETKIIAEQNLGKTVSYIAVNNKAVGYVSITDAVKGTSAKAIKDLMDQGIEVIMLTGDNKNTAKAVADHLHLSSFKADCLPEDKLKEIERLQAEGKVVAMAGDGINDAPALAKADIGIAMGTGTDVAIESAKITLVKGDLNGIVKAHKLSFCVMKNIKQNLFFAFIYNVLGVPIAAGILYPVFGILLSPMLAALAMSLSSVSVIANALRLRNLNL; this is encoded by the coding sequence ATGGAACATCAATATATAATTTCAGGAATGTCGTGTAACGGATGCCGAACCAAAGTCGAAAAAACTTTAAATGAGATAGAAGGTATTCACGCAGAAGTAAACCTAAATCCAGGAGAAGCGACTATTACTATGGATAAACATGTCGCAACCGAAAAACTTCAGGAAGCTTTATCGGCTGCAGGAAACTATACTATTGAAATGAAAACAGCAGAAAATGCTGTAAAATCATGCTGTTCATCAAAAAAAGAACATTCTCACCACGATCACGCAAAAAAAGCTGCCATACCTCATAATGCAACAGGAGTTTTTTACTGCCCAATGCATTGTGAAGGCGATAAAACCTATAACAAACCCGGAGATTGTCCGGTTTGCGGAATGGATTTAGTGCCTCAAATTGCAGCAGGAACACAATTTACCTGCCCAATGCATCCGGAAGTTATTTCTAATGAACCTGGCGACTGCCCAATCTGCGGAATGGATTTAGTACCAATACAGGCTTCTGAATCTGAAGACAACAAAACTTATACTGACTTATTAAAGAAAATGAAAATTGCGACATTGTTCACGCTTCCAATTTTCATTATTTCAATGTCAGAAATGATTCCGGATAATCCTCTTTTTAAAATCATGTCAATTGAAAAATGGAACTGGGTTCAGTTTATATTTTCAATTCCGGTTTTATTTTATGCCGGATGGATATTTTTTGTACGCGCCTGGAAATCTATTACAACATGGAATTTAAATATGTTTACCTTAATAGGAATTGGAACCAGCGTTGCATTTCTTTTTAGTATAGCAGGAATGTTTTTTCCTGATATTTTTCCGGCAGAATTCAAATCGCATCACGGAACGATTCATCTTTATTTTGAAGCTGCAACTGTAATTACAACTTTAGTCATATTAGGTCAGTTACTAGAAGCGAGAGCACACGGGCAGACAAACGGCGCCATTAAAGAATTGTTAAAACTGGCTCCAACTGAAGCCACTTTGGTAGAAAACGGAAATGATAAAGTAATTTCTATTCATAACATTAAAAAAGGAGATTTACTGCGAGTTAAACCCGGAGAAAAAATTCCGGTTGATGGAAAAATAACGTCTGGAGAAAGCAGTATCGATGAGGCCATGATTACCGGAGAACCTATTCCGGTTGATAAAAAAACGGGCGATAATGTAATTGCAGGAACCATCAACGGAACAAAATCTTTTGTAATGACTGCCGAAAAAGTAGGTTCAGAAACGTTGCTTTCGCAGATTATCCAAATGGTAAACGATGCTAGCCGTTCCAGAGCACCAATTCAAAAACTGGCAGACCGGGTTGCTAAATATTTTGTGCCTACAGTTGTTGGTATCTCTATATTAACCTTTATTATATGGGCAAAATTTGGCCCGGAACCTTCTTATATATACGGATTAATAAATGCAATTGCTGTTTTAATTATTGCCTGTCCTTGTGCTTTAGGACTAGCAACACCTATGTCAGTTATGGTAGGCGTTGGAAAAGGTGCTCAGCACGGAATTCTGATAAAAAATGCCGAAGCACTCGAAAACATGAATAAAATCGATGTTCTAATTACTGATAAAACCGGAACAATTACAGAAGGGAAACCAACAGTTGAGAAAATTTATGCGATTGATAATAATGAAGATTTTCTGCTTCAAAATATTGCTTCTCTAAATCAGCATAGTGAACATCCTTTGGCGCAAGCCGTTGTAAATTTTGCCAAAGAAAAAAATCAATCTTTACTTGAAGTTCCCAATTTTGAAGCTGTTGCCGGAAAAGGAGTTTTAGGAACCGTGAATAATTCAAAAACAGCATTAGGAAATAAAAAACTGATGGATCAAATTGGCGCCTCTATTCCTGATGATTTAGAAACTAAGATTATTGCCGAGCAAAATTTAGGCAAAACCGTTTCTTATATTGCTGTAAACAATAAAGCTGTCGGTTATGTATCTATAACAGATGCTGTTAAAGGAACCAGCGCAAAAGCTATTAAAGATTTAATGGATCAGGGAATTGAAGTTATAATGCTTACCGGAGACAATAAAAACACTGCAAAAGCAGTAGCAGATCATCTTCATTTAAGTTCATTTAAAGCGGATTGTCTTCCAGAGGATAAACTAAAAGAAATTGAACGCCTGCAGGCCGAAGGAAAAGTTGTGGCAATGGCAGGAGACGGAATCAATGATGCTCCGGCACTTGCAAAAGCCGATATTGGAATTGCAATGGGAACCGGAACTGATGTTGCCATAGAAAGTGCTAAAATTACGCTTGTAAAAGGAGATTTAAACGGAATTGTAAAAGCTCATAAATTAAGCTTTTGTGTTATGAAAAATATCAAACAGAATTTATTTTTTGCCTTTATATACAATGTTTTAGGAGTTCCAATTGCGGCTGGAATTTTATATCCTGTATTTGGGATTTTGCTTTCGCCAATGCTGGCTGCGCTGGCTATGAGTTTAAGTTCAGTTTCGGTAATTGCAAATGCTTTACGATTACGAAATTTAAATCTTTAA
- a CDS encoding DUF4442 domain-containing protein, protein MAISVSKLNKFVLFKLPSAYFCGVRVKAIDKDRCIVSVKHRWINQNPFNSMYFAVQAMAAELTTGALVISQIQQSGKKISMLVANNKGNFTKKATGRITFVCNDGHLIADAIKKTIETGEGQTFWMKSIGTNEEGVQVSEMDFEWSVRLK, encoded by the coding sequence ATGGCAATTTCAGTATCGAAACTCAACAAATTTGTATTATTCAAATTACCATCGGCATACTTTTGCGGTGTACGTGTAAAAGCAATCGACAAAGACAGATGCATAGTAAGTGTAAAGCACAGATGGATAAATCAAAACCCGTTTAATTCGATGTATTTTGCTGTTCAGGCAATGGCGGCAGAATTAACAACTGGGGCTTTGGTGATTTCGCAGATTCAGCAAAGCGGTAAAAAGATTTCTATGCTGGTTGCTAATAATAAAGGGAACTTTACAAAAAAAGCAACGGGCAGAATTACTTTTGTCTGCAACGACGGACATTTAATTGCTGATGCAATCAAAAAAACAATTGAAACAGGAGAAGGCCAGACTTTTTGGATGAAATCTATTGGAACTAATGAAGAAGGTGTTCAGGTTTCTGAAATGGATTTTGAATGGAGTGTCAGGCTGAAATAA
- a CDS encoding MFS transporter, which yields MKKSLIALSFGGLTIGITEFVMMGLLPDIASDMKVSIPVAGYLISAYALGVVIGAPLLVILGRNFPPKKMLLILAAMLAVFNALSIIAPTYNILFASRFLSGLPHGAFFGVGAVVASRLADKGKEAQAIAIMFSGLTLANLIGVPIGTYIGHNFIWRYTFVLIAVVGLLTFLFISLWMPHLDKGESVNMKKQLEFFKRREAWLIIGITAIGFGGLFAWISYIAPLLINVSKFAEGDVSYILILAGLGMVVGNFAGGKLADKYSPAPTTLALLFIMSVDLILVYFLSSNQYVSLFLTFLTGAISFSVIAPIQMLMIRTAKGAEMIASASLQGSFNIGNALGAFLGGLPLSAGYSYASPNLIGVGMSVIGMLITLTLIKTHKNSLKLQSA from the coding sequence ATGAAAAAAAGTCTTATTGCATTGTCATTTGGAGGTTTAACAATCGGTATTACCGAATTTGTAATGATGGGCCTTCTTCCTGATATTGCCTCAGATATGAAAGTCAGCATTCCTGTAGCTGGATATTTAATCTCTGCATATGCTCTGGGAGTTGTTATTGGTGCTCCTTTATTAGTAATACTTGGAAGAAATTTTCCGCCTAAAAAAATGCTTTTAATTTTGGCAGCAATGCTGGCAGTTTTTAATGCTTTGTCTATAATTGCACCGACGTATAATATTTTATTTGCTTCCAGATTCTTGTCTGGATTACCGCATGGTGCCTTTTTTGGTGTTGGAGCTGTAGTTGCAAGCCGCTTAGCTGATAAAGGAAAAGAAGCCCAGGCAATTGCTATTATGTTTTCGGGTCTTACATTGGCTAATTTAATTGGAGTTCCTATTGGAACTTATATTGGGCATAATTTTATCTGGCGTTATACCTTTGTTTTAATAGCTGTTGTCGGCCTGCTTACCTTTTTGTTTATTTCATTGTGGATGCCGCATTTAGATAAAGGTGAATCAGTAAATATGAAGAAACAATTAGAGTTTTTTAAAAGAAGAGAAGCTTGGCTGATTATAGGAATCACGGCAATTGGATTTGGCGGATTGTTTGCATGGATCAGTTATATTGCGCCGTTATTAATTAACGTGTCAAAATTTGCAGAAGGTGATGTATCGTATATTTTAATTCTGGCAGGTCTTGGAATGGTGGTTGGAAACTTCGCCGGCGGTAAATTGGCAGATAAATATTCGCCTGCGCCTACAACATTAGCTTTACTTTTTATAATGTCAGTTGATTTAATATTAGTGTATTTCTTATCCTCAAATCAATATGTTTCTTTGTTTCTGACTTTCTTAACAGGAGCTATTTCTTTCTCTGTTATTGCGCCAATTCAAATGTTAATGATACGAACAGCAAAAGGAGCAGAGATGATTGCTTCGGCTTCACTTCAGGGAAGTTTTAATATAGGAAATGCTTTAGGGGCTTTCTTGGGCGGATTACCTTTGAGTGCCGGATATAGTTATGCTTCACCAAATCTTATAGGTGTTGGAATGTCGGTTATAGGAATGCTTATTACCTTAACCTTAATTAAAACTCACAAAAACAGCTTAAAGCTTCAAAGCGCATAA
- a CDS encoding multicopper oxidase family protein yields the protein MKLRVILIVILIAFNAKAQKVVRYDLHVRDTIVNFSGKEKRALTVNGQIPMPTLTFTEGDIAEIYVHNELKNEDTAMHWHGLFLPNKEDGVPYLTQMPIKPGTTHKYTFPIIQNGTYWYHSHSGLQEQIGLYGLFIINKKKDDPTIRKGIDDLPTIPVILSEWSDLKPENIQRMLHNANDWFAIKKGTTQSYFEALKQGQFPTKVTNEWKRMNAMDVSDVYYEKFLINGKNEDQLSQFKAGDKVRLRIANGGASSYFWLTYGGGKITVVASDGNDVEPVEVDRLIIAVSETYDVVVTIPEDKKSFAFLATAEDRTGSASLFLGNGTKQPVHHLPKLKYFSGMKMMNDMMKMNGEMNDMGMNMSLNKMDMNAVMYPEISGEDENSKPAMDHSGHNMEEMKMESDSTENPEIVTLNYGMLKSPFKTNLPKDAPVKELRFELSGNMNRYVWSLDNKVISETDKILIKKGEIVRITLYNGSMMRHPMHLHGHDFRVLNEHGDYSPLKNVLDIMPMETDTIEFAANADGDWFFHCHILYHMMAGMGRIFSYENSASNPLIHHPEMAYKMLKMDDRMFHFMAENDFASNGNDGEAMYSNTRWSIGTEWRLGYNNEHGYETETHIGRYIGKMQWFMPFIGFDWRYRKMGIDEQEQNLFGQKNTKDNRSVFSIGAEYTLPMLIKAQVEMYTDGNVRIQFERKDIPLSRRLRMNLMWNTDKEYMAGLKYIVARNFGITTHYDSDMGIGFGLNLNY from the coding sequence ATGAAACTACGTGTTATACTAATTGTTATTTTGATTGCTTTTAATGCAAAAGCACAAAAGGTAGTTCGTTATGATTTACATGTTCGGGATACGATTGTCAATTTTTCCGGAAAAGAAAAACGTGCTCTTACAGTAAACGGACAAATTCCGATGCCTACGCTGACTTTTACTGAAGGGGATATTGCTGAAATTTATGTACACAATGAACTAAAAAACGAAGATACTGCAATGCATTGGCATGGATTGTTTCTGCCTAATAAAGAAGACGGCGTTCCCTATCTTACGCAAATGCCTATTAAACCGGGAACAACACATAAATATACTTTCCCGATAATTCAAAACGGAACGTATTGGTACCACAGTCATTCTGGTTTACAGGAACAAATTGGTTTGTACGGACTTTTCATCATCAACAAGAAAAAAGACGATCCAACTATTCGAAAAGGCATTGATGATCTGCCAACGATTCCGGTTATTCTAAGCGAATGGTCTGATTTAAAACCAGAAAACATTCAGCGAATGCTGCACAATGCAAATGATTGGTTCGCAATAAAAAAAGGAACAACGCAAAGTTATTTTGAAGCTCTTAAACAAGGACAGTTCCCTACAAAAGTCACTAATGAATGGAAACGTATGAATGCCATGGATGTGAGTGATGTTTATTATGAGAAATTTTTAATTAACGGAAAAAACGAAGACCAGCTTTCGCAGTTTAAGGCAGGTGATAAAGTAAGACTGCGAATTGCAAACGGAGGAGCTTCCAGTTATTTCTGGCTGACTTACGGCGGCGGAAAAATCACAGTTGTTGCCAGCGACGGAAATGATGTTGAACCTGTAGAAGTCGATCGTTTAATTATTGCAGTTTCTGAAACCTATGATGTTGTCGTAACAATTCCTGAGGACAAAAAATCCTTTGCATTTTTGGCCACAGCCGAAGACAGAACCGGATCTGCATCTTTATTTTTAGGCAACGGAACAAAACAACCCGTTCATCATCTTCCAAAATTAAAATATTTTAGCGGCATGAAAATGATGAACGACATGATGAAAATGAACGGAGAAATGAATGACATGGGCATGAATATGTCGCTCAATAAAATGGATATGAATGCCGTAATGTATCCTGAAATTTCCGGTGAAGATGAAAATTCAAAACCAGCGATGGATCATTCAGGTCACAATATGGAAGAAATGAAAATGGAAAGTGACAGCACAGAAAATCCGGAAATTGTTACTTTAAATTACGGAATGCTTAAATCGCCTTTTAAAACGAATCTGCCAAAAGATGCTCCTGTTAAAGAACTTCGCTTTGAATTATCAGGAAATATGAACCGTTATGTATGGAGTTTAGACAATAAAGTGATTTCTGAAACCGATAAAATTTTAATCAAAAAAGGAGAAATTGTTCGTATAACTCTATATAATGGATCGATGATGCGCCACCCGATGCATTTACATGGACATGATTTCAGAGTTTTAAACGAACACGGCGATTATTCTCCACTGAAAAATGTTCTGGATATTATGCCGATGGAAACTGATACGATCGAATTTGCAGCTAATGCCGATGGTGACTGGTTTTTTCATTGTCACATATTGTATCACATGATGGCAGGAATGGGACGTATTTTTAGTTATGAAAATTCAGCATCAAATCCGTTAATCCATCATCCTGAAATGGCTTACAAAATGCTGAAAATGGACGATCGTATGTTTCATTTCATGGCCGAAAATGATTTTGCTTCAAACGGAAACGACGGAGAAGCCATGTACAGCAACACGCGCTGGAGCATAGGCACTGAATGGAGATTGGGTTATAATAATGAACACGGTTATGAAACCGAAACTCATATTGGCCGTTATATTGGTAAAATGCAATGGTTTATGCCATTTATAGGTTTTGACTGGCGATACAGAAAAATGGGAATAGACGAACAGGAACAAAACCTTTTTGGTCAAAAAAACACAAAAGACAATCGTTCAGTTTTTAGCATCGGTGCCGAATATACACTGCCAATGCTCATAAAGGCCCAGGTTGAAATGTATACAGATGGAAATGTGAGAATTCAGTTTGAAAGAAAAGATATTCCGCTTTCGAGACGTTTACGAATGAATTTAATGTGGAATACGGATAAAGAATATATGGCCGGATTAAAATATATTGTTGCCCGTAACTTTGGAATTACCACACATTATGACAGCGATATGGGAATTGGATTTGGATTGAATTTGAATTATTAA
- a CDS encoding DUF4870 domain-containing protein, with the protein MEKSTEKNTSAFTHLSTLSQYIIPFGNYIFPIIIWSSYKDKSEFVDHHGKQALNFQLSLLLYTLILALIAIPIFVTVFLQNLPIEAIFNDHDFYIRNFNFEGNIGLLSIGATAVILFGLLKFVEFFLVIYASIKASNGELYKYPLTIPFIK; encoded by the coding sequence ATGGAAAAATCAACAGAAAAGAATACTTCGGCATTCACACATTTAAGTACATTAAGCCAATACATTATTCCGTTTGGAAATTATATTTTCCCAATTATAATCTGGTCGAGCTACAAAGACAAATCAGAATTTGTAGACCACCACGGAAAACAGGCGTTAAACTTTCAACTAAGTTTATTGCTTTACACGTTAATCTTAGCTTTAATCGCTATTCCAATTTTCGTTACAGTTTTTTTGCAAAACCTGCCAATTGAAGCCATTTTTAACGATCACGATTTCTACATTAGAAATTTCAATTTTGAAGGCAACATTGGTCTTTTAAGCATTGGAGCAACGGCAGTAATACTTTTTGGACTTTTAAAATTTGTTGAATTCTTTTTAGTGATTTATGCTTCGATAAAAGCTTCAAACGGAGAATTATACAAATATCCGCTGAC
- a CDS encoding AraC family transcriptional regulator: MPKLNQFKTLMIDEFEEEKFHLPPHSHTYYEIIYIKKGSGVHHINNNLLSYKAGDLFVISPDDEHYFDIKKSTRFIFIKFTDNYFNSKQNLTCDEFLVHTPENFMRDKILKETVLKFGEPCKTILRNTVENITKYDQYIDVTNSPIVFYQILSIFGLIKETIRCMNLQMTSTHIDNEQIANYIHQNIYQPKLVQIKVIAEHFNIAQTYFSAYFKRTFSISYRDYIHNLRTTLIEKRFQNNQLPIKQIAYEFGFTDESHLTNYFKKKRNMKPTDFKRL, from the coding sequence ATGCCGAAATTAAATCAATTCAAAACACTTATGATTGATGAGTTTGAAGAAGAAAAATTTCATCTCCCGCCGCATTCTCATACTTATTATGAAATCATTTATATAAAGAAAGGAAGCGGTGTGCATCATATCAACAACAATCTGTTATCGTATAAAGCCGGTGATTTGTTTGTAATTTCACCAGATGACGAGCATTACTTTGATATTAAAAAAAGCACTCGTTTTATTTTCATCAAATTCACAGACAATTATTTCAACTCAAAACAAAACCTTACCTGCGACGAATTTCTGGTTCATACGCCGGAAAACTTTATGCGTGATAAAATTCTAAAAGAAACGGTTTTAAAATTTGGCGAACCCTGTAAAACGATTCTTAGAAATACGGTTGAGAACATTACAAAATATGACCAATATATTGATGTAACGAATTCGCCAATTGTTTTTTATCAGATTCTTTCGATTTTTGGTTTAATAAAAGAAACTATTCGATGCATGAATCTGCAGATGACTTCGACTCATATCGATAATGAACAAATTGCAAATTACATTCACCAGAATATTTATCAGCCAAAACTGGTACAAATAAAAGTAATTGCTGAACATTTTAATATTGCCCAGACGTATTTCAGTGCTTATTTTAAAAGAACTTTTTCAATAAGTTATCGCGATTATATCCATAATTTGAGGACAACATTAATAGAGAAAAGATTTCAAAATAATCAATTGCCTATTAAGCAGATTGCTTATGAATTTGGTTTTACAGACGAGAGCCATTTGACTAATTATTTTAAAAAGAAAAGAAACATGAAGCCTACTGATTTTAAAAGGCTTTAG
- a CDS encoding helix-turn-helix domain-containing protein, with protein sequence MTLYIKNMVCARCKMVVKSEFEKLGLPTISVELGEVELENEITEDQKEALLKNLQDLGFDLLDDKKSKTIEKIKNLIVDLVHHKNNELKINLSDYLVENLNQDYSTLSNLFSEIENTTIEKYFISQKIEKVKELLIYNELSLSEIADLLNYSNVAHLSNQFKKITGFTPTSFKQSKDKMRIQIENL encoded by the coding sequence ATGACGCTTTACATCAAAAATATGGTGTGCGCCCGCTGTAAAATGGTCGTGAAGTCTGAGTTTGAAAAACTCGGACTTCCTACTATTTCTGTTGAACTTGGCGAAGTAGAATTAGAAAACGAAATAACCGAAGATCAAAAAGAAGCTTTACTTAAAAACCTTCAGGATTTAGGTTTTGATTTATTAGATGATAAAAAAAGTAAAACAATCGAGAAGATTAAAAATCTGATTGTTGATTTGGTTCATCATAAAAACAACGAACTAAAAATTAATTTATCTGATTATTTAGTCGAAAACCTCAATCAGGATTACAGCACATTAAGCAACTTATTTTCTGAGATTGAAAACACAACTATTGAAAAGTATTTTATAAGCCAGAAAATAGAGAAAGTAAAAGAACTTTTAATTTACAATGAGCTTTCCTTAAGTGAAATTGCTGATCTTTTAAACTACAGCAACGTAGCACATTTAAGTAATCAGTTTAAAAAAATTACGGGCTTTACTCCTACTTCATTCAAGCAATCAAAAGATAAAATGCGTATTCAGATCGAGAATTTGTAG